The stretch of DNA ATACTAATTTTAGATGAGCCGACTGTCGGAATCGATCCTGTTTTAAGAAAGAGTATTTGGCAAGCATTTCAAATGCTACGGGAACAAGGAACAACGATTATCGTCACGACGCATGTGATGGATGAAGCAGAAAAATGTGACCGATTAGGTATGCTTCGAGATGGTGTGTTAATCGCAGTCGGCACGCCAGAACAATTAAAAATACAAACTAGCGCTAAATCAATTGAGGAAGCATTTTTAACATATGGAGGTGCTCATTTATGAGGGTGAGAGCGTTAGTGATACGAATATTACGGCAAATTATTCGCGATAAACGAACAATTGCGTTACTTCTATTTGCACCGATTTTAGTATTAACGATGCTACATTTAGTATTTAACGGGGAAGAGTACATTCCTAAAATTGGACTAGTAAATGTACCCCCTGCTATGAACTCACAATTAGATTTCGAAAATGCAACGATTAAAGCGTACAAAACATTAGATGCTGCGGAAGAAGATTTACTTAATAGAGAAATAGATAGCTATATTCATTTTATAAATAATCAACCTTCAGTAGTGTTAGAGGGTAGCGACCCAACTATTAATGGAGTTACAATGAAACAAATAGAAAAAGCCTTGAAAAAATTACAACCAACCGACAACGACATTGCTAGTTTAGAGGTTGAATTTGTACACGGTTCGGCACATATGGGACAATTTGATTATTTTGGGCCGGTCTTGTTAGGTTTCTTCGTGTTTTTCTTTGTGTTTTTAATAGCAGGTGTTTCTTTTTTAAGAGAAAGAACGACAGGTACGTTAGGGAGGTTAATGGCTAGTCCGTTAAAAAAATGGGAAATTGTAGCTGGTTATATTATCGGATTCGGTATTTTTACGATGATCCAGTCGGCCATCATAGCAGCCTATGCGATTTATGTGTTAGGAATGTTAATGGAAGGAGCTTTCATTCATTTACTTCTTATTATTTTAGTGCTCGCTTTAACGGCTCTATCGCTCGGAATATTATTATCTTCTTTTGCTAATAACGAGCTACAAATGATTCAATTTATTCCAATCATCGTTGTTCCGCAAATTTTCTTCTCGGGCCTATTTAACTTAGAGACCATTTCGAGCTGGTTAAAATGGATTGCACCTTTTACACCTTTATATTATGCTGCCGAAGCGTTACGAGACGTGATGGTTAGAGGATATAGCATTAATGAAATATATTTAGAACTACTCGCACTTTGTGGTTTTTCCGTTATGTTCATGCTTTTAAATATTGTTGCATTAAGGAAATATCGAAAAATATAAACGGTTTTCATTTCACCTATTGGCTCAAATCTATTACAATGAAGGTAATGATTCTGAATAATAAGGAGTAACCGATGAACGACCAAAATAATTTAATAGAAGAAATATTTGAAAACGATGATCAATTAACGGAAAAACAAAAGAAAATTATCGTTGCGGCCATAGAATCCTTTGCAGAAAAGGGCTATGCTTCTACGTCGACAAGTGAAATTGCGAAAAGAGCTGGGGTAGCAGAAGGAACAATTTTTCGTCATTATAAAACGAAAAAAGACCTTCTATATTCGATAGTAGAACCGATGATTGCTAAGTTTATTGCTCCTTTTGTCATTAACGATATGAAAAAAGTACTTGATCAAGATTATGAACAATTTGAAGATTTTTTGAGGGCGATGTTTGAAAATAGAATTTCTTTTATTCGAAGGAATTTATTACTATTCCGTATTTTAGTACAAGAAATACCGTTTCAACCAGAATTACAAAAAATGTTCAAAAAACATATCGCGAGTAAAATATATACTCGATTTGAAGACTTAGTAGATCATTACAAAGCAAAAGGGCAGCTAGTCGACCTCCCAGCAAGTACAATTATAAGAGTAACGGTTTCTAGCATATTCGGGTATCTCATAGCTCGAAACTTACTTTTCCCTGAAATAAATTGGGATGACGAAGTAGAAACAGAGCAAACGATTCGACTTATTATAAATGGGGTGTCCCCAAGAGAATAAATGAAATAAAAAAAATGGACTGACTTTTAATTAGAAAGTCAGTTTTTTTATGTGTTACAATCTAAAACCTATAGGAACAAAAAATATTTTAGTGCGTTAAAGTAATTAGAGACACGAAACAATTTTTGTACTATAATGAAAAATACAACGATTTGGGGGTGCTTAATTTGGAAAATATTTTAAAAGAACTTTCTTCTATCCATGGTCCTTGCGGCTTTGAGGAAGATGTAGCAAAGTACATTGCGAACCGTTTAAAAGGTAAAGTAGATTCGGTACAGGTTGATGGGGTAGGAAATTTAATTGTCCGTAAAAAAGGAACTGAATCTGGACCAACAATCGTAGTAGTGGCTCATATGGATGAAGTAGGCTTTATCGTCAAAAAGGTTGAGGAAAATGGTCTTATCCGCTTTGAAAAATTAGGGGGGCATGATGATCGTATTCTACTATCACAACGAGTTCAAATTAATACATATAAAGGATTAAGGTCAGGTGTTATTGGAACGATATCTGCACATATGATGAAATACGATGATCCGAAAAAAGTACGAGCACATCAAAAGCTGTATATTGATGTTGGTGCTAGTACGAAACAAGAAGTAGCAGAATTAGGGATAAGAGTAGGGGACTCGATTACTTGGTACCCTCACTTTGACTACTTAACAGAAAATCGAATAGTTGGAAAAGCGTTTGATGATCGTGCAGGTTGTACCGTGTTAATTCAAGCGCTAGAAGAATTAGAAAAGAGCGATTTTGCAGGTGAAATTGTAGGAGCATTTACGGTTCAAGAGGAAGTCGGTTTAAGAGGTGCCAGAGTAATAGGCCATCAAGTAAATGCCGATGTAGCCATTGCGCTAGATACGACTGCAGTTAGTGACACGCCTGAGGAAATGATGGACAATACGTTAGCGTTAGGTGCTGGAACAGGTATTAAAGCGATTGACTTTAGCCTAATAGCAAATAAAAAAGTGAAAAATCATTTACAAGAAATTGCCGAGAAACAAAACATCACGTACCAAATAGAAGTATTCCCTGGTATTGGTACAGACGCAGGTGAATTAAGCCTTGCACATCAAGGTATCCCAACAGGAGTTCTATCTATTCCTTCTAGATACGCCCACTCCTCAACAGAAGTGATCGATACGAGAGACCTTCTAGCAACAAAAGATTTATTAGTAGCGTTTATAAAAGAGATGAAGGCAACAGAACATTACAAGTTTACAATTTAATAGAGTAGATTAAAAAATCTACTAGAAAAAGATATATTTTCACCTCATTGGACATACTAATTTATAAGCATGTTCAATGAGGTGATTTTTTTGAAAACAATAACTAGATTTGCAGACTTATGCTGGGAAGGCTTAACATTACAACATATATCAGACAAACGAATTGTCATTCCTTATCTACTATTTATCGCTATGACGCTACTATTTGAATTATTTCTATTAGTGTTAATTGGAATCACTAGCTTTATATTTTATATTCACGGCTATCAACCAAGTTTAGGATATATAGTTAGTGGTCCAGCCGTACTCTGCATGTTCCTATTAACAATTCCAATCTTAAAAGCAGTTCTAAAACAGAGAAAAATTGCACATTAAGGTGTAGACCAATTCTGAAGAAGAGAATTGGTCCTTTTTCATACTGCCCTATATTTGTTCAAAAACACTTTCTAAACTGTCGAAGCCGCGTCGATCTTCATTATTCGGTTCGTCTGTCTCGACAGTCCATTCGTTTCCTAAAGGGGTTAAACTACCTTCCTCACTTTTCGTATAAGGAAGATGAATATGATATGTCTTTTCATCTTTTGATACTGTATAGCCTAAATAGTATCGATCCCCTTCTCCATGCTCCTCAAAAATTCCAATTGAATCTAAATCGAATTTCTCAATATACTCTGGAAGAGAGGTTTGTAATTCATTTAATATTTCATTACGAGATAAGTATTCCATTCTATTTCTCCTTTTTCCTAGAATCACTTTTAATATGTGTTTGTTTTCTGGAATTAAACAAAGGCTGCGAGAAATAGGCTTAATATTCTTATTTACTTCGATACTCACCAGGAGACATACCATATTTCTTTTTAAACACACGGTGAAAATACGTGTATGAAGTGAACCCGCAGTTCTCTGCAATATTTTCTAACGTCATCGTTGTGTATTTCATTTGATCGATTGCAGCGGAAAGGCGAATTTCTTGGGCATATTCTATCATTGTCTTCCCAACAATTTGTTTAAACAAATGAACAGCTCGGGATACACTTAGTCCGGCATGTTTTGC from Sutcliffiella cohnii encodes:
- a CDS encoding TetR/AcrR family transcriptional regulator, with amino-acid sequence MNDQNNLIEEIFENDDQLTEKQKKIIVAAIESFAEKGYASTSTSEIAKRAGVAEGTIFRHYKTKKDLLYSIVEPMIAKFIAPFVINDMKKVLDQDYEQFEDFLRAMFENRISFIRRNLLLFRILVQEIPFQPELQKMFKKHIASKIYTRFEDLVDHYKAKGQLVDLPASTIIRVTVSSIFGYLIARNLLFPEINWDDEVETEQTIRLIINGVSPRE
- a CDS encoding DUF5634 family protein, coding for MEYLSRNEILNELQTSLPEYIEKFDLDSIGIFEEHGEGDRYYLGYTVSKDEKTYHIHLPYTKSEEGSLTPLGNEWTVETDEPNNEDRRGFDSLESVFEQI
- a CDS encoding M42 family metallopeptidase produces the protein MENILKELSSIHGPCGFEEDVAKYIANRLKGKVDSVQVDGVGNLIVRKKGTESGPTIVVVAHMDEVGFIVKKVEENGLIRFEKLGGHDDRILLSQRVQINTYKGLRSGVIGTISAHMMKYDDPKKVRAHQKLYIDVGASTKQEVAELGIRVGDSITWYPHFDYLTENRIVGKAFDDRAGCTVLIQALEELEKSDFAGEIVGAFTVQEEVGLRGARVIGHQVNADVAIALDTTAVSDTPEEMMDNTLALGAGTGIKAIDFSLIANKKVKNHLQEIAEKQNITYQIEVFPGIGTDAGELSLAHQGIPTGVLSIPSRYAHSSTEVIDTRDLLATKDLLVAFIKEMKATEHYKFTI
- a CDS encoding ABC transporter permease, with the translated sequence MRVRALVIRILRQIIRDKRTIALLLFAPILVLTMLHLVFNGEEYIPKIGLVNVPPAMNSQLDFENATIKAYKTLDAAEEDLLNREIDSYIHFINNQPSVVLEGSDPTINGVTMKQIEKALKKLQPTDNDIASLEVEFVHGSAHMGQFDYFGPVLLGFFVFFFVFLIAGVSFLRERTTGTLGRLMASPLKKWEIVAGYIIGFGIFTMIQSAIIAAYAIYVLGMLMEGAFIHLLLIILVLALTALSLGILLSSFANNELQMIQFIPIIVVPQIFFSGLFNLETISSWLKWIAPFTPLYYAAEALRDVMVRGYSINEIYLELLALCGFSVMFMLLNIVALRKYRKI